In the Neodiprion virginianus isolate iyNeoVirg1 chromosome 2, iyNeoVirg1.1, whole genome shotgun sequence genome, ttatttttcaaaaaaagaaattattttattaattttataaatatggcTAGTTTTTagtgattgttgaaaaatacttgaataaaatattcatgttaCTATTACAATAATGATTTGCAAGTACTTTAACttacttaaatatttattcaaactcgTATCATAAGAATGAACCAGCTTATTTAGCGTTcaagttattatacatagcaattttgacgaatttttaagaaataaaaaaaacggcccaggggattatttcaagttgatgaaaaatgtattatagagacgatttataacaaattcccAATCGTAGTTTTGGGGTCCtcgaacttttcatttaaaaatattaagactcACCGTGGCGGAAAGACCAATCTTCAACGCTCATCTTGCAAAAATTACTCATTGTACATTGCAAAACTCACGAAACCCACGTTATGTACCTGCCATTAAACCGAAACAGCTAACAACCTAGTCAACGTAACATGGCGTCAACTGATGTAGGTTTCAAAAGCATTTCTCATACCTTTTATAATTTCTGACCATGAGAAACCATCACAACATCGTATACAAGATTGAAACTTGCTACTTTCAACGTagattatacgtgtataacgTTCGAAAACGGAAATGACCTGCACGTTTGGTTTATAGAAGCGTTTGCCATATCCGTGTACGTAGAATGATATTTAGCAAAGTTGGGATCTGCAAATGCTGGAATACTCTGCAGGAGTTAGAAGGTGGCTGTCAGCACGCACCAGTTTTATGCGGTAATTGATATCATCACGCCTCGTTAGCATAATTACACGTTACCCTTAGCGTAGCACATACCCGTACCTGGTTTGCGGAGTTGCGCTAATGTCATAATCAGTATGGACTCACAGCATTTCCTGCTCGATAAATTCGGATGGTGCAATCTTCCCAAGAGTAAACTTTGTGTAAAAATGTTATTGCTTTGTCTTGGGATCGAAGAATTATCTACAATCACCTCCGTTTTCCAGGTGGTTACATTGATATTTTCCATCCTCTTCCTATAATGCACAGTGACCAATAGCTTAATGTACCTCACGACAAACGCAAGCTTTCGAATAAGTACTGAAAAAAGTGTCCCTTCACGTCGCACGACAAATGTTCTTTAAAACAGATTCATTTCACCTCCTACAGCAGTGAAGTCTGCTGACAGCCAAATCTTGTTGGATTTCTTCAAACTCCTTATTCTTCGTTTCCGGTATGAAGACAAATGCAAATAGGAAGGCCAGGAAGCAGGCAGCGGAAAATATATAGTACACAACGTATTCACCCACGGCATCTCCGATCACTTGATACAACTTGGCAACAACAAGACCAAAAACCCCGTCCGAAATGGTAACTATGGCACTGCCGATACTTTTAACATTATTCGGAAACAGCTGGCCGATGAGGGCATCAGGAATCGCGCCAAGTCCGAGCTGATAGACGAGCTGGAAAAGAATGATGGTGACGACCGGAAGCCAGTTTACCGATGTCACGTTAAAGCCGTTCCGATCGGCGATGAGGTAGCTCGCCAATACCGCCAAGGTGACGGTTGCTCCCAATGTTGAGGTCATAAGCAACGGTCTGCATCCAACTTTTTCCACAGTGACGGTAGCAAGAGCACAGGATAAAAGTCCCATCACCAAGACTATCACAGTCGCCAAGTTTGTGTTGATACCGATATTCGCTGATTGGAAAAGTACCTCCAAGTACGCCATGGTCGTGTAATTGCCGCTCATCAATTGGGCGATGATAAGGGAAACGACGATACCGAGTGCCTTGCGATTGTTTGGACGTAACATTTCCCGGAATTTGGTCGTCCACTTTTGAGTGGTCGAGTTCTTCTCTATGCTCAGTATCACTGCTTCGAGTTCATTCTTTGCTTCTTGGTTGTCCGTTATTCCTTTGAAAAACGACAGTGACTCAGCCGCCTCGACGTACCTCTTCTTCGAGGCCAGGAAGTAGGGAGTCTCGGGGAACCAGGCGAACAGACACAGAAAGAGAATCGGTATCAGGAAGAGAACTATGGAAAGGGTTCTTATCGCCACGAACGGTCCCAAACTGCAGGTGAAAACTGACCCGGTAAATACGTTCACTGCAATCAAAGTACCGAGGGCGCCCTTGATGTTGACGTCGGCGATCTCCGAGACGTACATGGGATTTGTCGTGTAGGAAATTCCGATCCCAGTCCCTAGAATCACGCGAGCGATGTACAGCTCTTCCACTTTAGTTGCAAATATATCGATCAGCCAGCCGACTCCGTATAGCAAACTTGTCAATAGAAGCGTCCTTTTTCGGCCGAACGTATCGGCGCAGGCTGCTCCGATGAAGGGTCCAATCATCGAGCCGATTCCTGTCAATGACACTATCCAAGAACTCTGGTCCGACGTAATAACGATGTGAGAATCCTTATCCATCAACCTAGAGAGATTGGTTGTCGCCCATCCGTAGACAGTCCCAGCGCAGACCATGCTCATGGTGGCTGTTGgtagaaatgaaatattcattcaacAATTTGTTGCACCCAGATTTTGACATGATTGTATTGTGgagtttaaataaatttcgacCAGTCTCTTATCCCCACCCTTTTCGATTtgctaattaatttttatgtgaAAGTCTCTAAGCTTCGACgtacaaatgaattttttagatttttcctACACCTGATTCGGaagttataatttttccataatCTCTATTTTCGGTCGTCGCTTGTTTGTCAGGCGCTTCCAGTACTTTGCTAAGACGTCACTTGGAGGAATGTCTGAGAGAAAATCTCTCGAATGGTGAacggtttttcaaaaaacgtttatttcatttcgaaaaaagtCAATACTGCCAGTGacagaaaaaattcagacatTTTTTGATGTGACCCCCTGGTGACGGACTAGAATCAGCTGAAAGATAAGCATCCATCAAAATTaggaattttggaaaattcataACCCCTGAACTAAGTCTCAAAAAGAATTCAAAAGGgcagtttcaaaatttgaaggCGGTGAGTGTCACAGACTTGTCGAATTTTATCGGAATGCCCATTGTAAATGCTAATCAGCTGCTACATTAAGGGGTTACACAGGTTtcgaaggttgaaaaaaagcaTATTCAAACTTAAGGCATATAAAAGAACAATATTTGAAcgatatttgataaaattttcatccaaaatttttgaaaattcagttgTTCAAAACTGGTTTTTAGGGACCCAGTATTTTCGCGGTGGTGACGATAACTCATGCTAGCTTTATTTGACATCAAAAaaccaaatattttcagttaGTAGGTGattatagctactgaatgaacgaagaattttttaaataatttcaacttgaatttttgcaGAACTTTTTGCAAAAAAGTCCGATTTTCGGTACACCTTACACCACGTAAAATAAGTTGtgatcgaagaaaaaaaattctttgttcAATCATTAGCCAATACTATCTAGAAGAAgtgcaaaatttcaataaggtctagtttttaaaaaagtttggccaccgatttcaaaaatacagttttgagaaaagaagaaaggtATTTCCGAAGGCTCTCTCTCCTACACTTTTACTCCAATTGACTTAAAACTTGGGGAAAATATTCTTCACATGTTGTACTATTggatagaaaataaaatttaaaatagattttttgaaatttttaaacccaTATACCCCCATAAAGatatttcaaacttcaacTCCTATATCACGAAGTAGTGTAACAAGTTAGACTGAGATTCGAATAAAGTTTTGATTGATCAGTTGCAACTACATGAATATCATATCATGAATAGTACGATTTGATTACACACAAAACACGATAACGTTTTGGTAGACGCTAGACTAGCTGAAATTAACTTTTATGAAAGCTAATAAACTGAGCGATAAGCCGAGAGTCTTGGTCGAATTGTGATGAATGAGTATCTATTAATGTCAGGCTCTAGTGTTCAGCCATTGCCTCACATCAATCATTCACTCGAAAAACACTAACCTGTAATTCCAGCTGCCCATTGCTTCCATTGCGTCCTTTTCCCCACAGCCGgtttattcattatttactCAAAATCAGCCTGTAAGCCTCTTAAGTCGATATACTCGTTTTTCGAATGATGATATTGACCAGCATGCAAAGCGACTAGTATGCGTAGTATGATAAATGTGTGTGCGTACATCAAACAGATTTCTACTGAAAAATAGTaatgaaacattttatttatacatttcgATGGTTTGTATGATAGTCTTGTGGGTACAATTTCCAGTCTTTCGAATAGTTAGAATGCAGAGTTGACAGTTGCcgaggaaagagagagagagaggacgTTGGAGAAAGTAAACCAATGTTCTCTATCTCCTCAGCGCTCACGGTAATTAAGAATCTGTTTCTTTGATCACGAAGCTACGACAAGTACCATCCAGATGTGGCCTGTTCAATCCACTAGAAATGAGTTCAATTCCATTCAACTGCGTGTAATAATGTACTTGGTAATTACCTCAGAATAAAGCAACAG is a window encoding:
- the LOC124296958 gene encoding facilitated trehalose transporter Tret1-like encodes the protein MNKPAVGKRTQWKQWAAGITATMSMVCAGTVYGWATTNLSRLMDKDSHIVITSDQSSWIVSLTGIGSMIGPFIGAACADTFGRKRTLLLTSLLYGVGWLIDIFATKVEELYIARVILGTGIGISYTTNPMYVSEIADVNIKGALGTLIAVNVFTGSVFTCSLGPFVAIRTLSIVLFLIPILFLCLFAWFPETPYFLASKKRYVEAAESLSFFKGITDNQEAKNELEAVILSIEKNSTTQKWTTKFREMLRPNNRKALGIVVSLIIAQLMSGNYTTMAYLEVLFQSANIGINTNLATVIVLVMGLLSCALATVTVEKVGCRPLLMTSTLGATVTLAVLASYLIADRNGFNVTSVNWLPVVTIILFQLVYQLGLGAIPDALIGQLFPNNVKSIGSAIVTISDGVFGLVVAKLYQVIGDAVGEYVVYYIFSAACFLAFLFAFVFIPETKNKEFEEIQQDLAVSRLHCCRR